In one window of Candidatus Sulfuricurvum sp. RIFRC-1 DNA:
- a CDS encoding LuxR C-terminal-related transcriptional regulator: protein MKLYLISNDITLRARWIGILSALQPKTLSVFSSDIEASSIVMVLDRVLDNMSDEVLREFFKHRVMILSITPNFHESQKFLSLGAMGYGNAMMHESHLYSVYQALEEGKIWLHPDFITMMISQIREHNIPKEKSLKILDVLSHREREVALMLGDGATHQEISDSLDITVRTVKAHATSIYQKLDLKDRLALSLLLHA from the coding sequence GTGAAGTTGTATTTAATCTCGAATGATATCACGTTGCGTGCACGATGGATCGGAATTTTGAGTGCTTTGCAGCCTAAAACTCTTTCTGTATTTTCATCGGATATAGAAGCCTCATCGATTGTTATGGTATTGGATCGTGTATTAGACAATATGTCGGATGAAGTGTTGAGAGAATTTTTCAAACATCGTGTCATGATTCTCTCTATTACCCCTAATTTTCACGAATCACAAAAGTTTTTGTCACTTGGGGCAATGGGCTATGGTAATGCGATGATGCATGAATCTCATTTGTACTCTGTTTATCAAGCCCTTGAAGAGGGAAAAATATGGCTTCATCCTGATTTTATTACGATGATGATTTCGCAAATTCGCGAGCACAATATCCCAAAAGAAAAATCCTTGAAAATACTGGATGTTCTAAGCCATCGTGAACGTGAAGTTGCCCTTATGCTCGGTGATGGAGCTACCCACCAAGAAATTTCGGATTCACTGGATATTACGGTTCGAACAGTCAAAGCACACGCAACTTCGATCTACCAAAAACTCGATCTAAAAGATCGTCTTGCCCTCTCTCTTCTCCTGCACGCCTAA
- a CDS encoding response regulator, translating into MLERLKDKAILFLEDNIEFATNSIDLLHVFVQDVYHAQSISEANVILDSNLIDIIICDIKLKNENGLDFIRDFRKKNTKIPIIVISGHKDEEFLFRAIPLGLTAYLLKPIKYEMLINVLKQCLEMIEIHQMEKIELKEGWFYNIENKCLEKEGITHTLNKKEALFMELLSQNRDRLITKEMINGSVWQFDEMSNSAITNFILRIRRRFGKNFVFTIPDIGYRLKT; encoded by the coding sequence ATGCTTGAACGTCTCAAAGATAAAGCGATCCTCTTTCTTGAAGATAATATTGAATTTGCCACCAATAGTATTGATCTATTGCACGTGTTTGTCCAAGACGTTTATCATGCACAAAGCATATCGGAAGCCAATGTAATTCTCGATTCTAATCTTATTGATATTATTATTTGCGATATTAAACTTAAAAATGAAAACGGGCTCGATTTTATACGAGATTTTCGAAAGAAAAATACCAAAATACCGATAATTGTTATTAGCGGGCATAAAGATGAAGAATTTTTGTTTCGTGCCATTCCCCTCGGACTTACAGCTTATCTGCTTAAACCAATTAAATATGAGATGCTGATCAATGTGTTAAAGCAGTGTCTAGAGATGATTGAAATTCACCAAATGGAAAAAATTGAGTTAAAAGAGGGATGGTTTTATAACATTGAGAATAAATGTTTGGAGAAAGAGGGTATTACCCATACCCTTAATAAAAAAGAAGCTCTTTTCATGGAACTTCTCTCCCAAAATCGTGACCGTCTTATTACTAAAGAGATGATTAACGGATCAGTTTGGCAGTTTGATGAGATGTCCAATTCGGCCATTACCAATTTTATATTGCGAATCCGCCGCCGTTTTGGTAAAAATTTTGTCTTTACAATTCCCGATATCGGATATCGTCTTAAAACGTAA
- a CDS encoding OmpA family protein has translation MKTIPSNLQSSIALTALLMGFAVHAQAAEQKVSYFDGKENRTMSVESANFAPTHPDCCLEKKTLPVAAAVPVVKSEGDADGDGVVDSKDQCPDTPKGYQVDIQGCPKSVTLHLNFAFASNLIPTSAAQDVIDLTNFMKNNPASNITIVGHTDIIGNDERNQPRSEARARALGDKLIVNGIDANRIKTSGKGSHEPIATNDTDAGRAQNRRIEVEIR, from the coding sequence ATGAAAACTATACCTTCAAATTTGCAATCTTCAATAGCTCTAACAGCGTTATTGATGGGATTTGCCGTTCATGCACAGGCGGCAGAGCAAAAAGTCTCTTATTTCGACGGTAAGGAAAATCGTACCATGTCGGTAGAGAGCGCAAATTTTGCTCCAACACACCCTGATTGCTGTTTAGAGAAAAAAACGCTTCCTGTTGCAGCGGCGGTTCCAGTTGTTAAAAGTGAAGGGGATGCAGATGGAGACGGTGTCGTTGATTCAAAAGATCAATGTCCTGATACCCCAAAAGGATATCAAGTTGATATCCAAGGGTGTCCAAAAAGTGTCACGCTACACCTGAACTTTGCATTTGCCTCCAACCTAATCCCTACGTCTGCCGCTCAAGATGTTATTGATCTCACAAATTTTATGAAAAACAATCCCGCTTCAAATATTACGATTGTAGGACATACTGATATTATCGGAAATGATGAACGAAATCAGCCCCGTTCCGAAGCTCGCGCACGTGCATTAGGTGATAAATTGATCGTAAACGGTATCGATGCCAATCGTATCAAAACCTCGGGTAAAGGATCGCATGAACCGATCGCTACCAATGATACCGATGCAGGCCGTGCACAAAACCGCCGTATCGAAGTCGAAATTCGTTAA
- a CDS encoding HlyD family type I secretion periplasmic adaptor subunit, which yields MSEKKRFSFDANDYQFMRSVSAAVLEDTPSRLRSVLLFWIVTIIFVLLWAALSPIDEIVRGDGKVIPGGENQMIQHLEGGMVSAIMVKEGQKVKADDTLLRVDNLKSSSNYESSQFKSVELRAKIVRLRAESSGGAFSPTADDMAKIPMQIMQERSVYSSNQERLRSQISALNDQLAQKKNEKIEAQGRIMEQKRALALIREEVAISEPMVAQGIKPRVEFLKLQRELSDVSERYNAVLSSIPRLNAAINEMSSKMREVRSEFTMKAQMELNEAETEYSRVGAESSALADQVTRTVIKSPINGIVQKLYVNTVGGVIKPGDNLIEIVPTEGGLLAEAKVKPADIAFIYPGQDAIVKVTAYDFSLYGSLHGKVVTISPDTVTDKNDNVYYVVKIQTDKKYLGSKEKPLKIIPGMMINVDIITGEKTILEYILKPILKAKQYTFTER from the coding sequence ATGAGTGAAAAAAAACGGTTCTCTTTTGATGCCAATGATTATCAGTTTATGCGCAGTGTTTCCGCCGCAGTATTGGAAGACACTCCATCACGTCTTCGTTCTGTCCTCCTTTTTTGGATTGTAACGATTATTTTCGTATTATTATGGGCGGCACTTTCTCCGATCGATGAAATTGTACGTGGGGATGGCAAGGTTATTCCCGGCGGTGAAAATCAAATGATTCAACATCTCGAAGGGGGGATGGTGAGTGCGATTATGGTTAAAGAGGGGCAAAAAGTTAAAGCAGATGATACTTTGCTTCGAGTTGACAATTTAAAATCCTCTTCTAACTATGAGAGTTCCCAGTTTAAATCGGTTGAACTGAGAGCCAAAATTGTACGTCTTCGTGCTGAATCTTCCGGTGGGGCTTTTTCTCCTACAGCAGATGATATGGCAAAAATTCCGATGCAGATTATGCAAGAGAGAAGTGTCTACAGCTCAAATCAAGAGCGTCTCCGTTCTCAAATTTCGGCATTGAATGATCAACTTGCCCAAAAGAAAAATGAAAAGATCGAAGCCCAAGGACGTATTATGGAGCAAAAACGCGCTCTTGCACTGATACGTGAAGAGGTGGCGATTTCTGAGCCAATGGTGGCGCAAGGGATTAAGCCTCGTGTTGAATTTTTGAAACTTCAACGTGAATTGAGTGATGTGAGTGAGCGTTATAATGCGGTTCTCTCTTCTATCCCAAGACTCAATGCGGCAATCAATGAGATGAGCAGTAAAATGCGTGAAGTACGCTCTGAATTTACAATGAAAGCACAGATGGAACTGAATGAAGCTGAAACGGAGTACAGTCGTGTCGGTGCTGAGAGTTCCGCTTTGGCCGACCAAGTGACCCGTACCGTGATTAAATCTCCTATTAACGGTATCGTTCAAAAACTCTACGTTAATACGGTAGGCGGAGTTATTAAACCGGGTGATAATCTAATCGAAATCGTCCCAACCGAAGGGGGATTGCTGGCGGAAGCGAAAGTTAAACCTGCAGATATCGCTTTTATCTATCCGGGGCAGGATGCGATTGTAAAAGTGACAGCGTATGATTTCTCACTTTATGGATCATTGCATGGAAAAGTGGTTACGATCAGTCCGGATACGGTAACGGATAAAAATGACAATGTTTATTATGTCGTCAAAATTCAAACGGATAAAAAATATCTCGGAAGCAAAGAAAAACCCCTCAAAATCATCCCCGGGATGATGATCAATGTTGATATTATTACCGGCGAAAAAACGATTTTAGAGTACATTTTAAAACCGATTTTAAAAGCCAAACAATATACGTTTACGGAGCGATAA
- a CDS encoding ABC transporter substrate-binding protein: protein MRFILLFLIILSIPLWSQRNLNKVSIQLDWKYQFQFAGFIAAKEKGFYRDAGLNVELREYQPNIDIISDVLTQKATYGTYNSSIVIENSQIKPLVLLATYFQQSPLIFVAKKGIKHPSDIIGKTVMGTKDELKYSNLALLFNHFDISSKNARFVDHTFKIDDFIHGKVDVMSAFRSNQLYQLDKIGMQYEIIDPTDYGFVMSAVNLFTSPQEAVAHPVQTEKFIKASNEGWKYALTHQDEIISLLIEKYHCGKSREALRFEAQETKRLMMTDFYSIGQTNEELVLRAYKQLMYSGTLNSEQKLGNFMFNDIQSAFKNGIDLTQKEKEYLLQKKTIRVCVDPYWFPLEAVEEGKHIGIAADVMKDFEHKLHIPFELVPVTSWQESINHAKNRECDIFSLASSTPDRLKYMNFTSAYMTLPIVMVTTLDKLFIDEIGTLEGKKLGAVKGYAITDKLKSLYPNLTIVEVASMKEGLKRVESGELYGYIDTLSVVSASIQKEYNGVLKVSSKLNEETNLGIGTRNDEPILHDIFEKLVHSVNEPMMQMIYNRYTAVVHETNRYFWPLLYLLVATGGLSIIVMLWNWLLQKKVTEHVTKNTEQEKLLFQKAKQAELGNMIANISHQWREPLSKLSSINLLTMAKLKAAQSIDEPTLLKQCDEIEKTIDFMSHTMQSFLEFYKKNDVSAPFNLMESIHASLFIIETKLLDNLIQITIEGDENVVISGIKNEWMQVWLNLMNNAIEALKTRQVPIPLITIRITDNEILFCDNGGGMELNTSMNGLGLQMCYEITSKYHAKLLLENNDSGLCARIILR, encoded by the coding sequence ATGCGGTTTATATTGCTCTTTCTTATCATTCTTTCCATTCCGCTTTGGTCACAAAGAAATCTCAATAAAGTCTCTATTCAACTGGATTGGAAATACCAATTTCAATTCGCAGGTTTTATAGCTGCCAAAGAGAAGGGATTTTACCGTGATGCCGGTTTAAATGTCGAATTGCGAGAATACCAACCTAATATTGATATTATTTCAGATGTATTGACACAAAAAGCAACGTATGGAACCTATAATTCCAGTATCGTTATCGAAAATTCTCAGATAAAACCATTGGTATTACTGGCTACCTATTTTCAGCAATCTCCTCTCATTTTTGTTGCTAAAAAAGGGATAAAGCACCCCTCGGATATCATAGGTAAAACCGTTATGGGGACCAAAGATGAGTTGAAGTACAGTAACCTAGCCCTTCTCTTCAATCATTTCGATATCTCCTCCAAAAATGCCCGTTTTGTCGATCATACTTTTAAGATCGATGACTTTATCCACGGGAAAGTGGATGTCATGAGCGCATTTCGCTCCAACCAGCTTTATCAGCTTGATAAAATCGGTATGCAATATGAGATAATCGATCCTACAGACTATGGTTTTGTTATGAGTGCCGTTAACCTTTTTACCTCACCTCAAGAAGCGGTTGCACACCCTGTTCAAACAGAGAAATTTATCAAAGCATCGAATGAGGGGTGGAAATATGCGCTAACCCACCAAGATGAAATCATCAGCCTCCTGATTGAAAAATATCATTGCGGGAAATCGCGTGAAGCCCTTCGTTTCGAAGCACAAGAGACCAAGAGGCTGATGATGACCGATTTTTATTCGATTGGTCAGACCAATGAAGAATTAGTCTTACGTGCCTATAAGCAGTTGATGTATTCAGGAACTTTGAACTCAGAACAAAAACTGGGCAATTTTATGTTCAACGATATTCAATCAGCATTTAAAAACGGTATCGATTTAACCCAAAAAGAAAAAGAGTATTTACTCCAAAAGAAAACTATCCGTGTCTGTGTTGATCCTTACTGGTTTCCGCTTGAAGCCGTAGAAGAAGGCAAGCATATCGGTATTGCTGCGGATGTGATGAAAGATTTTGAACATAAACTTCACATCCCTTTCGAGCTTGTCCCTGTAACATCATGGCAAGAGTCGATCAATCATGCCAAAAATCGTGAATGCGATATATTTTCTCTCGCTTCCAGCACACCGGATCGTCTGAAATACATGAACTTCACCTCTGCTTATATGACCCTTCCGATTGTGATGGTGACAACCTTGGATAAACTCTTTATTGATGAGATCGGAACACTCGAAGGAAAAAAACTGGGAGCGGTCAAAGGGTATGCCATTACAGATAAACTCAAATCACTCTATCCGAATCTCACCATTGTTGAAGTAGCTTCCATGAAAGAGGGGCTCAAAAGAGTCGAAAGTGGAGAGCTATATGGGTATATCGATACCCTTAGCGTTGTATCAGCATCGATTCAAAAGGAATATAACGGCGTTTTAAAAGTATCTTCCAAACTCAATGAGGAAACTAACCTTGGAATAGGAACCCGAAATGACGAACCGATACTGCATGATATTTTTGAGAAATTGGTACACAGTGTTAATGAACCGATGATGCAAATGATTTATAATCGATACACTGCAGTTGTACATGAAACCAATCGCTATTTTTGGCCGCTTCTTTATCTTCTTGTGGCAACGGGGGGATTAAGTATTATTGTCATGCTGTGGAACTGGCTGTTACAAAAAAAAGTCACTGAACACGTCACAAAAAACACTGAACAAGAGAAACTATTGTTTCAAAAAGCCAAACAGGCGGAACTGGGTAATATGATTGCCAATATATCCCACCAATGGCGCGAACCGCTCTCAAAATTAAGTTCCATCAATCTACTTACCATGGCAAAACTCAAAGCAGCACAAAGTATTGATGAACCAACCCTCCTCAAACAATGCGATGAGATCGAAAAAACCATCGATTTTATGTCCCATACAATGCAAAGTTTCCTCGAATTTTACAAAAAGAACGATGTTTCCGCCCCTTTTAATCTGATGGAATCCATTCACGCTTCCCTCTTTATTATCGAAACGAAACTGTTGGATAACTTGATACAGATCACAATAGAAGGCGATGAGAATGTTGTGATTTCAGGGATAAAGAATGAGTGGATGCAGGTTTGGCTTAATCTGATGAATAACGCCATCGAAGCATTAAAAACTCGGCAGGTACCAATTCCTTTAATCACTATTCGAATTACCGATAACGAAATATTATTTTGTGATAATGGCGGAGGGATGGAGTTGAATACTTCTATGAATGGGTTAGGACTTCAAATGTGCTATGAAATCACCTCAAAATATCATGCAAAACTGCTACTCGAAAACAACGATTCAGGATTATGTGCACGAATTATTTTAAGATAA
- a CDS encoding TolC family outer membrane protein has protein sequence MKYHNNTFSKVAVTLSLCAFSSLNALTLQEGVDEVLSSHPVVLERLHNYRATLEDLRTTEAQYLPTLDYSGSIARERTKSPSTGFASRSLTTYEHSLQLTQNLFNGFGTMYEADYNKARILSAANHYIENANDAAYNFTNTYINALKARDLLCIAKANVDFNTDIYTKVNKLYEAGMTTRSESEKADTSLSLAKSNYVVAKNNVDDALFNLERVLGRSVKVEELQDGKFQGSMPSTLSDMKEYARAHNPSVLVSEYNIKASRAQREASYKNYYPTIDAYARQSWANDAGGLEGNDDRRAFGLTLKYNLYRGGADESQIQKNLSKIYQESENKRETVRKLDEQGELSWSARHYLTEQLDHLKRYEATSAKTLELYQKEYDLGRRTLLDLLVAQNDHVAAQSQIVRAENDLLFAHYRILDAMGSMVQNVLGSKAEANTQKVGLVVLDNHLDNDDKIENLIFADRKIDKYKRDN, from the coding sequence ATGAAGTATCACAATAATACCTTTTCAAAAGTAGCCGTAACGTTATCGTTGTGTGCATTCTCATCCTTAAATGCATTAACATTGCAAGAAGGGGTTGATGAAGTTCTCTCATCCCATCCGGTTGTCTTGGAACGTTTGCATAACTACCGTGCAACCCTTGAAGATTTACGAACAACAGAAGCACAATACCTTCCGACGCTCGATTATTCCGGTTCAATTGCACGTGAGAGAACCAAATCTCCGAGTACAGGCTTTGCAAGTCGTTCTTTAACAACCTATGAACATTCATTGCAACTGACTCAAAATCTTTTCAACGGTTTTGGCACGATGTATGAAGCTGATTATAACAAAGCACGTATTTTGTCTGCGGCAAACCACTATATCGAAAATGCGAATGATGCGGCTTATAACTTTACCAATACCTACATCAATGCGTTAAAAGCACGTGATTTACTCTGTATCGCTAAAGCAAATGTTGATTTTAACACTGATATCTATACAAAAGTCAATAAGCTTTATGAAGCAGGGATGACAACTCGTTCTGAATCGGAAAAAGCCGATACTTCTCTCTCCTTGGCAAAGTCTAATTATGTCGTGGCTAAAAATAATGTGGATGATGCATTGTTTAATTTGGAACGTGTATTGGGCCGATCCGTTAAAGTTGAAGAGCTTCAAGACGGCAAATTTCAAGGTTCTATGCCCTCAACTCTCAGTGATATGAAAGAGTATGCACGTGCACACAACCCATCAGTATTGGTTAGTGAATATAATATCAAAGCATCTCGTGCTCAGCGTGAAGCGTCGTATAAAAATTATTATCCGACGATTGATGCATATGCTCGTCAAAGTTGGGCAAACGATGCAGGTGGATTAGAGGGGAATGATGATCGCCGTGCTTTTGGATTGACGCTTAAATACAATCTTTATCGCGGTGGTGCGGATGAGTCTCAAATCCAGAAAAATCTGAGCAAAATTTATCAAGAGTCTGAAAATAAGCGGGAAACTGTCCGAAAGCTGGATGAGCAGGGTGAACTTTCATGGTCGGCACGTCATTATCTAACAGAACAGCTTGATCATCTGAAACGTTACGAAGCGACCAGTGCTAAAACCCTTGAACTCTATCAAAAAGAGTATGATTTGGGTCGCCGAACCTTACTCGATCTGTTGGTTGCACAAAACGATCATGTAGCGGCACAATCACAAATCGTACGTGCTGAAAATGACCTTTTATTTGCCCATTATCGTATTTTAGATGCGATGGGATCAATGGTTCAAAATGTTTTGGGTTCAAAAGCCGAAGCCAATACGCAAAAAGTAGGATTGGTCGTATTGGATAATCATCTCGATAACGATGATAAAATCGAAAATCTTATATTTGCGGATCGTAAGATTGACAAATACAAACGAGATAATTGA
- a CDS encoding HIT domain-containing protein: MDNILYAPWRDEYVTGEKSEGCVFCHISTHADHDESLHVLYRDEHCFIVMNRYPYTPGHFMIIPHHHTDSLEALEPKVWLHITALAQRGVKMLKESFGSHGVNIGMNLGSAGGAGIAEHIHLHLVPRWEKDTNFITSIAETRVYSTDFEKIYQRLKEVSENYFKE; this comes from the coding sequence ATGGACAATATTTTATATGCCCCTTGGCGCGACGAATATGTAACGGGTGAAAAGAGTGAAGGGTGTGTATTTTGTCATATCAGCACACATGCAGACCATGATGAATCGCTTCATGTTCTTTATCGGGATGAGCACTGTTTTATCGTCATGAACCGCTACCCTTATACCCCCGGCCATTTTATGATTATCCCCCATCATCATACCGATTCCCTAGAAGCACTTGAGCCAAAAGTATGGCTGCATATCACCGCTTTGGCGCAGCGCGGTGTAAAAATGCTCAAAGAGAGCTTTGGCTCACACGGTGTCAATATCGGGATGAATTTAGGGAGTGCAGGGGGAGCAGGGATTGCTGAACATATCCATCTGCATTTGGTTCCGAGGTGGGAGAAAGACACAAACTTTATCACCTCAATAGCCGAAACACGAGTTTATTCGACCGATTTTGAGAAAATTTATCAACGATTAAAAGAAGTATCAGAAAACTATTTTAAAGAGTAA
- a CDS encoding type I secretion system permease/ATPase, with protein MNEEIEGRIADPEGAAFGVDPLLQCLVLFTQLYHKPFTAEALMAGLPSAPWGGALRLFSLKSSKGMFSRAASRAGLKSTLVNRKISDISALQLPMILLLENSHACILDSISHDRKKCKIILPAEEAIEETIPMEMLEEEYTGFAFLVKKPFVYNEDDSLTLNVKHKHWFWDTLKLSKNIYRDVIYATVLVNLFVLASPLFTMSVYDRVIPNNATETLWVFAIGVLVVYVLDTFLKFTRAMLLESAGKKSDIIMSSIIFEKVLDLKMISHPKSVGSFASNLKDFDSIRSFLTNATLTALVDFPFALLFLLVIGYIGGWMVVVPIVMMLLILGYAIFMRNPLRESIEETHKASAAKSSILIEALQNIETLKTLGATGQVQWAWEEATGEIAQRSLKSRLISTSISTVTGFLTQLTTVLLVIVGVYLIGEHELTMGGLIAIIIIAGRTVAPMGQAAALIANYSDAKAAYDAIEGIISQPSERPHGKKFITRPQLKGEIEFKNVSFAYDESSHSALKNISFSVKPGEKVAIIGRIGSGKSTISKLLLHLYEPNEGSILLDGIDIKQIDPADLRKNISYVSQDIALFKGSVKDNIAYRSTRSSDEQMIRASVISGADEFIRKHPKGYEMPIGERGMGLSGGQRQSIGIARALLFESPIIIMDEPTNAMDQLSENRLIANLKSYLEDKTAILITQKNTILPLVDRIIVMNEGQVYLDGPREQVIAKLSGGVV; from the coding sequence ATGAATGAGGAAATAGAAGGGCGGATTGCAGATCCGGAAGGGGCAGCATTCGGCGTTGATCCATTGTTGCAATGTCTGGTATTGTTTACGCAGCTTTATCATAAACCTTTTACCGCAGAAGCTCTCATGGCAGGTTTGCCAAGTGCACCATGGGGTGGAGCCCTTCGTCTTTTTAGTTTAAAATCTTCCAAAGGTATGTTTTCCCGTGCCGCAAGCCGAGCCGGTTTAAAAAGTACCTTGGTCAACCGCAAAATTTCTGATATTTCTGCTCTTCAGCTTCCAATGATTTTGTTATTGGAAAATTCCCATGCGTGTATTTTAGATTCTATTTCTCACGATCGAAAAAAATGCAAAATTATTCTTCCGGCAGAAGAGGCTATCGAAGAGACGATTCCTATGGAAATGCTCGAAGAAGAGTATACAGGGTTTGCCTTCCTCGTCAAAAAGCCATTTGTCTATAACGAAGATGATTCTTTAACCCTCAATGTCAAGCATAAACATTGGTTTTGGGATACGTTGAAACTTTCCAAAAATATTTATCGTGATGTGATTTATGCGACGGTTTTGGTCAATCTTTTTGTCTTGGCAAGTCCTCTCTTTACAATGAGTGTGTATGACCGTGTTATTCCGAATAATGCGACTGAAACTCTTTGGGTTTTTGCCATCGGAGTGTTGGTCGTTTATGTTTTAGATACGTTTTTAAAATTTACCCGTGCAATGCTTTTGGAGAGTGCCGGTAAAAAAAGTGACATTATTATGTCGTCAATTATTTTTGAAAAAGTACTCGATTTGAAAATGATCTCCCATCCGAAATCGGTCGGTTCGTTTGCGAGTAATTTAAAAGATTTTGACTCCATTCGTTCTTTTTTGACCAATGCTACCTTGACGGCATTGGTTGATTTTCCGTTTGCTCTACTGTTCTTATTGGTTATCGGCTACATCGGCGGATGGATGGTTGTGGTCCCAATCGTGATGATGCTTCTTATTTTGGGATACGCGATTTTTATGCGTAATCCACTGCGTGAGAGCATTGAAGAGACCCATAAAGCCTCCGCAGCCAAAAGTTCCATTTTGATTGAAGCGTTGCAAAACATCGAAACCCTAAAAACATTAGGGGCTACGGGTCAAGTACAATGGGCATGGGAAGAGGCTACCGGAGAGATTGCTCAAAGAAGTTTGAAATCACGTTTGATTTCTACTTCCATCTCTACCGTGACCGGTTTTTTAACGCAGCTTACTACCGTTTTATTGGTTATTGTCGGCGTTTATCTCATTGGTGAACATGAACTGACAATGGGTGGTCTTATTGCTATTATTATTATCGCCGGACGCACAGTTGCTCCGATGGGGCAAGCAGCGGCATTGATCGCTAATTATTCGGATGCTAAAGCAGCGTATGATGCAATTGAAGGAATTATTTCTCAGCCATCCGAACGCCCGCATGGGAAAAAATTCATTACCCGTCCCCAACTTAAAGGGGAAATTGAATTTAAAAACGTCAGTTTTGCGTATGATGAATCGTCCCATAGTGCATTAAAAAATATTTCATTTTCAGTGAAGCCGGGTGAAAAAGTAGCAATCATCGGTCGTATCGGGTCAGGGAAAAGTACAATTTCAAAATTGTTACTCCATCTTTATGAACCAAATGAAGGGTCTATCTTACTGGATGGTATTGATATTAAACAGATTGATCCAGCGGATTTACGTAAAAATATTTCGTATGTTTCCCAAGATATTGCCCTGTTCAAAGGATCTGTCAAAGACAACATTGCATATCGTTCAACCCGCTCCAGTGATGAGCAGATGATTCGTGCTTCCGTGATTTCGGGTGCAGATGAATTTATCCGTAAACACCCTAAAGGGTATGAAATGCCAATTGGTGAGAGAGGGATGGGCCTATCAGGTGGTCAGCGCCAAAGTATCGGTATCGCTCGTGCATTGTTGTTTGAATCACCGATTATTATTATGGATGAACCGACAAATGCGATGGATCAGTTGAGTGAAAATCGTCTTATTGCGAATTTAAAAAGCTATTTGGAGGATAAAACCGCTATTTTGATTACACAGAAAAATACGATTCTCCCATTAGTTGATCGTATTATCGTGATGAACGAGGGGCAAGTATATCTGGATGGCCCACGAGAGCAGGTAATCGCTAAACTTTCAGGAGGTGTCGTATGA